A single region of the Lusitaniella coriacea LEGE 07157 genome encodes:
- a CDS encoding WecB/TagA/CpsF family glycosyltransferase, with protein MLETLKKYSVLELPVHLSDDYASWLRSRIEQNIGTHVVTLNAEMAMLSEQNDVLANIIRKADLVIPDGSGVIFYLRLHNQSQQRCPGIELAASVLQQTAQMENSDPVVFYGGAPGVTQKAAEFWQQQLPGLSILAYHGYLNDTEEREFKQLLADKQPRLILVGLGVPRQEIWISQNRSLCPNATWIGVGGSFDIWSGIKTRAPMWLRDNHMEWLYRLYQEPWRWRRMLVLPKFALRAIAMGFKNSSRRTHNASLPVGDD; from the coding sequence ATGTTGGAAACACTCAAAAAATATTCTGTTTTAGAACTCCCCGTCCATCTATCGGACGATTATGCGAGTTGGCTGCGATCGCGCATCGAACAAAACATCGGCACCCACGTTGTCACCCTAAATGCAGAAATGGCGATGCTCTCAGAGCAAAACGACGTTCTCGCCAATATTATTCGCAAAGCCGATCTCGTCATTCCCGATGGTTCGGGGGTCATCTTCTACCTGCGCCTGCACAACCAATCCCAACAACGCTGTCCGGGAATCGAACTTGCGGCATCGGTTCTGCAACAAACCGCACAAATGGAGAATTCAGATCCCGTGGTTTTTTATGGCGGCGCGCCGGGGGTGACGCAAAAAGCGGCGGAGTTTTGGCAGCAACAATTACCCGGACTTTCTATCCTCGCCTACCACGGCTACCTCAACGACACTGAAGAACGGGAATTCAAACAACTTTTAGCCGACAAACAGCCGCGCTTGATTTTAGTGGGGTTAGGGGTTCCTCGCCAAGAAATTTGGATCAGCCAAAACCGCTCCTTGTGTCCCAATGCCACTTGGATTGGAGTTGGGGGAAGTTTCGATATTTGGTCGGGAATTAAAACGAGAGCGCCGATGTGGTTGCGGGATAATCACATGGAATGGCTCTATCGCTTATATCAAGAGCCTTGGCGCTGGCGGCGGATGTTAGTTTTGCCTAAATTTGCCCTGCGCGCGATCGCGATGGGGTTTAAAAACTCCAGCAGACGCACTCACAATGCCTCATTACCCGTTGGCGATGATTGA